In the genome of Metabacillus litoralis, the window AGATACCGTCCTAATTGCTGCAACACCAATACCGGGTCATGAACTGGTATTTTCTAAAACAATTGATCTATTAAGTAGAGCGGGAGCCAATGTGATTTTTGGACAAAAACAAATACATGTTTCGGGACATGGGTATCAGGAAGAATTAAAAATGATGCTTAATTTAACGAAGCCAAAATATTTCATACCAATTCATGGCGAATTTAAAATGCAAAAGGCTCATGAAAAACTGGCAAAACAGGTTGGTATTGAACCTCAAAATATCTTCTTAGTTGATAAAGGAGATGTAGTAGAGTTCAAAGGACAAAATGTTTATACCGGTGCAAAAGTACCTTCGGGGAACGTTCTGATTGATGGTTTAGGGATTGGCGATGTTGGTAATATCGTTCTTCGAGACCGCCGATTATTATCACAAGATGGCATTTTAATTGTAGTCGTCACACTTAATAAGCAGAAAAAGCAGATAACCTCAGGTCCTGAGATTATCACAAGAGGATTCGTATATGTAAGAGAATCTGAGGAACTAATCGGAGAAGCAACTAAAGTAGTTTCAAACATCGTAGAACGTAGTATGCAAGAACACTCTATTGAATGGTCTTCAATTAAACTGAGCATCCGTGAATCATTAAATCAATTTTTATATGAAAAAACTAAAAGAAGACCGATGATTCTTCCAATTATCATGGAAATTTAATCTAGTGTTAGTTAAAAAGCATTGAGTAGTTTCAATGCTTTTTGTTTTGGTTCTTTTCTATTCATTTGTATGAAAATAGTGAGGTTGTCAATACTACAGAAAGAATGAAATTGGAAAGGATGGCTAGCATGACAAATCATGATCATTACATAAAAAATGAGGCTACTGAAAAACCAGAAGGAAAAGAGACCTCTATTGTAGAAAAAATTCAACAATTAGGACAAACGAATGTTCCTCAAATGGGAAACGATTCAAAAATACACTGTTTAACAATTGTGGGACAAATTGAAGGACATATTCAACTACCACCACAAAACAAAACAACGAAGTATGAACATGTTATTCCTCAAATTGTTGCAATTGAACAAAATCCAAATATTGAAGGTTTATTAGTTATTCTTAATACCGTTGGTGGAGATGTTGAAGCCGGACTTGCGATAGCTGAAATGCTATCATCCTTATCTAAACCTACAGTATCAATTGTTTTAGGTGGTGGTCATTCAATTGGGGTTCCAATTGCAGTATCTTGTGATTATTCTTTCATCGCTGAGTCTGCAACAATGACCATTCACCCAGTAAGGTTAACTGGTCTTGTTATTGGGGTTCCGCAAACTTTCGAATATTTAGACAAGATGCAAGAGCGTGTTATTAATTTTGTGACAAAGAATTCAAATATTAGTGAAGAAAAATTTAAAGAGCTTATGCTTTCGAAAGGAAACCTAACTCGTGATATCGGAACGAATGTCGTTGGTGCGGATGCTGTGGAATATGGTTTGATAAACGAAGTAGGTGGGGTTGGACAAGCAATTAAAAAGCTCAATAGTTTACTCGATAAAACTGACGATGATCAGGTGCTTCAATAATGATATATTACACAATGATGCCAGAGGAACTTATGTTTCCTCATACAGAAGAAGAATATAAAAAGCAATCAGTCATTGAAATGAATGGGATACAATTGCTTGTTCAACAATCTGAGAATGCCCAATACGAGATTATACGAGTATTAAGTAGCGATCCACAGCATTTTTTAAATTCAGAGTTATGTCCAGGTCAAAAAATTACTATGTCTCTTTCTACCATCTAGTTCTATTATGTTATAATAAAATAGATCTTCTTTGATAAGGCAGCCATTTCGGCTGCTTTCTTCATTGTAATTTAAATAACAAATAACTGTGTATTATGCCTTTGGCTGCATTCATTTTACTCATATCATTACATACTCGAAAGAAACAAAGGTGATAAAAGATGGCAAAACGAAAAAGAAGACAAAAACAGTCAAAGGATGATTGGAAGAAGACCCTAAAATTTGAGTTGGCAGGCTTAATCATTTTAGCAATTGCTCTTATTACAATTTCAAAGCTTGGATTTGTGGGAACAACATTCGTTCATTTATTTCGCTTTTTTAGTGGCGAATGGTACATGCTCTTCCTTATTGGAATTGTCCTGTTTTCACTGTTCCTTATATGGAAGCGGCAGATACCAACTTTATTTAGCAGACAAATGATAGGAATATATTGTGTAACAGCATCATTGTTATTATTAAGTCATGTAACATTATTTAAGATGCTTTCACATAATGGTACCTTCGCTTCACCAAGTGTGATTTCAAATACTCTTGAGCTATTTTGGATGGAAGTAAAAGGTGAAGCAAGTACTGTTGATTTAGGCGGGGGAATAATTGGAGCAGTATTGTTTGCTGCCTCTTATTATTTATTTGCAGAGGCTGGATCAAAAATTATTGCAATTGTCTTAATTGTAATTGGAGTTCTTTTGATTACTGGAAAATCCCTTCAAGCTACACTAGCGAAGATTCTTCTTCCTATTGGTGGATTTATCAAGAACCAAACTATTGGCTTTTTAGAAGATATGAAAAATCTACCCAAGGCCCTAAAAAAGCAAAAGAAGCAAAAGCCTAAAAAGAAGAAGAAAGAGAAAAAAGATTCTGATGATGAAATAATCGATGAAGATTTTGAGGATGAAGAAGATGTACTTCAACCTATCATATCAAGCTTTTCTGACACAGAGAATGGTCAGCAAGAAATGATTATACATACGATGGAAGAACAAGAACAACCTTCTTTCGAGCCTAAAGAAAGAAAAGCAGATCAAGAAAAGCAACAACCATCATCTGATGAATCTAGTGAGGTAAATGAGGCACTTCAAACGATATCATTTGTTGAAGTAGAAAATAAAGATTATAAGCTACCACCACTTGATTTGTTAAAAGCTCCAAAACAAAATTCACAGCAGGCAGATAAGAAAAATATTTATGAAAATGCAAGAAAACTTGAAAAAACGTTTCAAAGCTTTGGTGTAAAAGCTAAAGTGACACAAGTTCATTTAGGACCTGCGGTTACCAAATACGAGGTTTATCCTGATGTCGGAGTAAAGGTTAGCAAAATTGTTAACTTAAGTGATGATCTTGCGTTAGCATTAGCAGCAAAAGATATTCGAATAGAAGCTCCAATCCCGGGTAAATCAGCAGTTGGTATAGAAGTACCTAATTCGGAAATCGCAATGGTTTCATTAAGAGAAGTGTTAGAATCAAAAGCAAATGATCGACCAGATGCTAGACTATTAATAGGCCTAGGAAGAGATATCTCAGGTGATGCGGTTTTAGCGGAACTAAACAAAATGCCCCATCTTTTAGTTGCAGGTGCTACAGGAAGCGGAAAGAGTGTTTGCATTAATGGGATCATTACTAGTATTTTAATGAGAGCAAAACCACATGAAGTAAAATTGATGATGATTGATCCAAAAATGGTTGAATTAAATGTGTATAACGGAGTACCACACTTGCTTGCACCAGTTGTAACAGATCCCAAGAAAGCATCACAGGCATTGA includes:
- a CDS encoding YlzJ-like family protein: MIYYTMMPEELMFPHTEEEYKKQSVIEMNGIQLLVQQSENAQYEIIRVLSSDPQHFLNSELCPGQKITMSLSTI
- a CDS encoding FtsK/SpoIIIE family DNA translocase, whose translation is MAKRKRRQKQSKDDWKKTLKFELAGLIILAIALITISKLGFVGTTFVHLFRFFSGEWYMLFLIGIVLFSLFLIWKRQIPTLFSRQMIGIYCVTASLLLLSHVTLFKMLSHNGTFASPSVISNTLELFWMEVKGEASTVDLGGGIIGAVLFAASYYLFAEAGSKIIAIVLIVIGVLLITGKSLQATLAKILLPIGGFIKNQTIGFLEDMKNLPKALKKQKKQKPKKKKKEKKDSDDEIIDEDFEDEEDVLQPIISSFSDTENGQQEMIIHTMEEQEQPSFEPKERKADQEKQQPSSDESSEVNEALQTISFVEVENKDYKLPPLDLLKAPKQNSQQADKKNIYENARKLEKTFQSFGVKAKVTQVHLGPAVTKYEVYPDVGVKVSKIVNLSDDLALALAAKDIRIEAPIPGKSAVGIEVPNSEIAMVSLREVLESKANDRPDARLLIGLGRDISGDAVLAELNKMPHLLVAGATGSGKSVCINGIITSILMRAKPHEVKLMMIDPKMVELNVYNGVPHLLAPVVTDPKKASQALKKVVNEMERRYELFSHTGTRNIEGYNEVIKRNNREEEAKQPELPYIVVIVDELADLMMVASSDVEDSITRLSQMARAAGIHLIIATQRPSVDVITGVIKANIPSRIAFSVSSMTDSRTILDMGGAEKLLGRGDMLFLPVGASKPVRVQGAFLSDEEVEQTVNFVIAQQKAQYQEEMIPTEVVETTSEVDDELFDEAVQLVVDMQTASVSMLQRRFRVGYTRAARLIDAMEERGIVGPYEGSKPREVLISKEKHEDITS
- a CDS encoding ClpP family protease, whose amino-acid sequence is MTNHDHYIKNEATEKPEGKETSIVEKIQQLGQTNVPQMGNDSKIHCLTIVGQIEGHIQLPPQNKTTKYEHVIPQIVAIEQNPNIEGLLVILNTVGGDVEAGLAIAEMLSSLSKPTVSIVLGGGHSIGVPIAVSCDYSFIAESATMTIHPVRLTGLVIGVPQTFEYLDKMQERVINFVTKNSNISEEKFKELMLSKGNLTRDIGTNVVGADAVEYGLINEVGGVGQAIKKLNSLLDKTDDDQVLQ